From Candidatus Amoebophilus asiaticus 5a2, the proteins below share one genomic window:
- a CDS encoding P-loop NTPase family protein, with protein sequence MDKRSTRIMIFGRPGSDKPTFALTLHQATGIPLYHLDKYFYTINWVERDYAEFLTIQQSLIDTKSWIIDGILMETDLSR encoded by the coding sequence ATGGATAAACGATCTACTAGGATTATGATTTTTGGACGTCCAGGAAGCGACAAACCTACTTTTGCACTTACCTTACACCAAGCCACTGGCATACCACTATATCATTTAGATAAATACTTTTATACTATAAACTGGGTCGAGCGTGATTATGCAGAATTTTTAACTATTCAACAATCTCTCATAGATACTAAAAGTTGGATTATTGATGGAATATTGATGGAAACTGACTTAAGTCGCTAG
- a CDS encoding P-loop NTPase family protein, translating into MRYKKADLVLYFNYPRWICYWRAFKRLFVKHNALDDRATGCKETIRFSLLRYMWTFQKRVHRQIFKLQQEYPLVRFIEIKGDSNLRNLER; encoded by the coding sequence ATGCGCTATAAGAAAGCTGATTTAGTTCTATATTTTAATTATCCAAGATGGATATGTTATTGGCGGGCATTTAAAAGGCTATTTGTAAAACATAATGCACTCGATGATAGAGCTACTGGCTGTAAAGAAACCATCCGGTTTAGCTTACTTCGCTATATGTGGACTTTTCAAAAGCGAGTACATCGGCAAATTTTCAAACTTCAACAAGAATATCCTTTAGTAAGATTTATTGAGATTAAAGGAGATAGTAATTTAAGAAATCTAGAAAGATAA
- a CDS encoding leucine-rich repeat domain-containing protein: MKQFNYINRHITAYFILLSFYFLQSCVTDINQVATTKGEINISIQCPHDEKTHSAQEVIIGDTQHKEVTQESKEAINILSEHQGQKEGYLVSNDKHVDKVLVQHAPTNTLILTTRQRSLKSKTLHSALLQERNRLITNNISNLIISKAPHGQILISSIKRALKTNRKDTLLFEGLDFQEQDFVQLSYHPFFKEKCKRIIYCESVNPMQKSTLHALGKSLQGTQIEEVHVVSNRIGSSMDSSAIIDFLKELRGTKVRVLNLRDNGLLFNMVDVSDALIGTQVYTIDLSNNYIHIPMESANLVGRNLYRTQIRYIDLMANPIESEVQQFLKQNFNRINWKFLQLIFLEIF; the protein is encoded by the coding sequence ATGAAACAGTTCAATTATATAAATCGACATATAACAGCATATTTTATACTGTTAAGCTTTTACTTTTTGCAAAGTTGTGTTACTGATATTAACCAGGTAGCTACTACCAAGGGTGAAATTAATATATCAATACAGTGTCCGCATGATGAGAAAACCCACTCAGCACAAGAAGTAATTATAGGAGATACACAGCATAAGGAAGTAACACAAGAGTCGAAAGAAGCTATTAATATCTTGTCAGAACACCAAGGGCAAAAGGAGGGATACCTAGTCTCTAATGACAAGCATGTAGATAAAGTATTGGTTCAGCATGCTCCAACCAACACATTAATTCTAACAACAAGGCAGCGTTCTCTAAAAAGCAAAACTTTACATAGTGCTTTGCTGCAAGAACGGAATAGACTTATAACAAACAACATTAGCAATTTAATTATAAGTAAAGCCCCTCATGGCCAGATCCTTATAAGTTCAATAAAGCGAGCATTAAAAACTAACAGAAAGGATACTTTGCTATTTGAAGGCTTAGATTTTCAAGAGCAGGACTTTGTTCAGTTGTCATATCATCCTTTTTTCAAAGAGAAATGCAAAAGGATCATTTATTGTGAATCTGTTAATCCAATGCAGAAGTCCACACTACATGCATTAGGTAAAAGTCTACAAGGAACTCAGATAGAAGAAGTGCATGTAGTAAGCAATCGCATAGGTAGTAGCATGGATAGTAGTGCAATAATCGATTTTTTAAAGGAGTTACGAGGTACTAAGGTGCGTGTGCTTAATTTAAGAGATAATGGTTTATTATTTAATATGGTAGATGTTTCTGATGCATTAATAGGCACCCAGGTATATACAATTGATTTAAGCAATAATTACATACACATACCTATGGAAAGTGCAAATCTGGTTGGTAGGAATTTATATCGTACACAGATACGATATATTGATTTAATGGCTAATCCCATCGAGAGTGAAGTACAGCAGTTTTTGAAGCAAAATTTTAATAGGATTAATTGGAAATTCTTACAGCTTATATTTTTAGAAATTTTTTAA
- a CDS encoding IS1-like element ISCaa1 family transposase, with protein MECKGCKSNKTINNGKVRGKQRYNCKSCGFNFVEVDERRGKNIDKQRMAIHLYLENMGFRAIGRVLGVSNLAVLKWIRAAGEWIQAYHNQNKPKRRQAVEVIEMDEMWHYVGSKKKKLWIWFALERSGGSILDFVTGSREASTGKRLWIKIKDIACRSFYATDHWPAYTQFINAHKHKVSKKQTTHIESHNANVRHYLARFRRKTKCYSKSERLVELSLYLLIYKDFILSIF; from the coding sequence ATGGAATGTAAAGGATGTAAATCGAATAAAACCATCAATAATGGTAAAGTACGAGGCAAGCAAAGATACAACTGCAAAAGCTGTGGGTTTAACTTTGTTGAAGTAGATGAGCGTAGGGGAAAGAATATAGATAAACAAAGAATGGCTATCCACTTATATTTAGAGAACATGGGTTTTAGAGCTATTGGCAGGGTATTGGGAGTGAGTAATCTAGCAGTTTTGAAATGGATAAGGGCAGCTGGAGAATGGATACAAGCTTACCATAATCAAAACAAGCCTAAAAGAAGGCAAGCAGTGGAAGTAATAGAAATGGATGAAATGTGGCATTATGTAGGATCAAAAAAAAAGAAACTATGGATATGGTTTGCATTGGAGCGATCAGGGGGAAGTATACTTGACTTTGTCACGGGCAGCCGAGAAGCAAGCACAGGAAAAAGGCTTTGGATTAAAATAAAAGATATAGCTTGCCGATCATTTTATGCGACGGACCATTGGCCAGCGTATACACAGTTTATAAATGCTCATAAGCATAAGGTATCCAAAAAGCAGACAACACATATAGAATCACATAATGCTAATGTTAGGCATTATTTAGCAAGGTTTCGTAGAAAAACCAAGTGTTATTCAAAATCAGAAAGGCTGGTAGAGTTATCTTTATACTTATTGATATATAAAGATTTTATCTTGTCTATATTTTAG
- a CDS encoding IS110 family RNA-guided transposase: MQFTYILGIDISKDTIDLALSQNKANTNIVNSKFSNNLKGYKALLKWFKNQGVKTEQLLICLENTGIYHRPLTAFLLSEQAFVWVENALEIKWSMGLQRGKNDQIDAQRICLYAFRNQDKAQAYSPKDNSLQDLADLLATRERLVEVRKMLLVPIKELKQVGLEAESKNVEKSCKKTLSGIDKDIEAIEKGLENIIAQHKEIDDNYWSVCSVPNVGKITALYLLVATNNFKRFDDAKQLASYCGIAPFEYRSGTSVRGKTKVNHMANKKLKKALHLCAVSSLRHRSEMSLYYKHKTEEGKNKMSVINAIRNKLLQRIFACVREKRMYIVKQAS, from the coding sequence ATGCAATTTACTTATATTCTTGGAATCGATATATCAAAAGATACTATTGACCTAGCACTCAGTCAAAATAAAGCTAATACTAATATTGTTAACAGTAAGTTTAGTAACAATTTAAAAGGGTATAAAGCCTTATTAAAATGGTTCAAAAACCAAGGAGTAAAAACAGAGCAACTCCTTATCTGTTTAGAAAATACAGGTATTTATCATCGGCCTCTGACAGCTTTTTTACTCAGTGAGCAAGCTTTTGTTTGGGTAGAAAATGCACTAGAGATTAAATGGAGTATGGGTTTACAAAGAGGTAAAAATGACCAGATAGATGCACAAAGAATATGCTTATATGCCTTTAGAAATCAAGATAAAGCCCAAGCCTACTCACCCAAAGATAACTCTTTACAAGATTTAGCCGATTTATTGGCTACTAGAGAACGCTTAGTAGAAGTAAGGAAAATGCTATTAGTCCCTATTAAAGAGCTAAAACAAGTTGGCTTAGAAGCAGAGTCAAAAAATGTAGAAAAAAGTTGTAAGAAAACATTGTCTGGAATAGATAAAGACATAGAAGCTATAGAAAAAGGGCTAGAAAATATAATTGCTCAACACAAAGAGATAGATGATAATTACTGGTCGGTATGTTCAGTACCAAATGTAGGTAAAATTACAGCATTGTACCTGTTAGTAGCCACCAATAACTTTAAACGATTTGATGATGCTAAACAGTTAGCAAGTTATTGTGGGATAGCCCCTTTTGAATACCGATCAGGGACAAGTGTCAGAGGAAAAACAAAAGTAAATCATATGGCTAATAAAAAGTTAAAAAAGGCTTTACATCTGTGTGCTGTAAGCTCACTGAGGCATAGATCAGAAATGAGTCTATATTATAAGCACAAAACAGAGGAAGGAAAAAATAAGATGAGCGTTATCAACGCAATACGTAATAAATTACTTCAAAGGATATTTGCTTGTGTTAGAGAAAAACGGATGTACATCGTTAAGCAAGCGTCTTAA